One window of the Nicotiana tabacum cultivar K326 chromosome 4, ASM71507v2, whole genome shotgun sequence genome contains the following:
- the LOC107800321 gene encoding chaperone protein dnaJ 6, with translation MGKRKKTARVTEEEEEEEEMNENQQHTTASSSHNKSLYEILGVERTASQQEIKKAYYKLALWLHPDKNPGDEEAKEKFQQLQKVISVLGDEEKRALYDQTGCVDDADLAGDVVENLKEFFRAMHPKITEADIEEFEANYRGSESEKKDLIDLFNKYKGKMNRLFCSMICSDPKLDSHRFKDILDEAIAAGELKSTKAYEKWSKEVSKTKPPTSPLRRRQKPKKKSEDLYAIISQRQNERRGKMTCMLSSLISKYGGDPSAAEPSEEEFEAARTKIESRKKFKRKKMLL, from the exons ATGGGGAAGAGAAAGAAGACGGCTAGGgttactgaagaagaagaagaagaagaagaaatgaatgAAAATCAACAACATACCACTGCTTCTTCTTCCCATAATAAGAGCCTATATGAG ATTCTTGGGGTTGAAAGAACAGCATCTCAGCAGGAGATAAAGAAGGCATATTACAAGTTGGCACTGTGGCTTCATCCAGATAAGAATCCGGGAGATGAG GAAGCTAAAGAGAAATTTCAACAGCTGCAAAAGGTGATATCAGTTCTTGGTGATGAGGAGAAACGGGCACTCTATGATCAGACTGGCTGTGTTGATGATGCT GACCTGGCTGGAGATGTTGTGGAGAACTTGAAGGAGTTTTTTCGAGCTATGCATCCAAAG ATAACTGAGGCTGACATCGAAGAGTTTGAAGCAAATTATAGAGGATCTGAGTCAGAGAAGAAAGACTTGATTGATTTGTTTAACAAGTATAAGGGTAAAATGAATAG GCTCTTTTGTTCTATGATTTGCTCTGACCCCAAGTTAGATTCACACCGTTTCAAAGATATTCTTGACGAGGCAATTGCTGCAG GGGAGCTAAAATCAACAAAAGCATATGAAAAATGGTCGAAGGAAGTGTCTAAAACAAAACCACCTACAAGTCCGTTGAGACGGAGACAAAA GCCAAAGAAAAAATCAGAGGACTTATATGCTATTATATCGCAGCGGCAAAATGAGCGAAGAGGTAAGATGACTTGTATGTTGTCGTCTCTGATTAGCAAATATGGTGGGGATCCATCTGCAGCGGAACCTAGCGAAGAGGAATTTGAAGCAGCTCGTACAAAAATAGAGAGTAGAAAGAAGTTCAAGCGGAAGAAAAT gttgctctag